The genome window AAGAAAAAATAATCAATACTAAAATCGGCGCATACAAAAAGAAGAATATAAAAAAAGTATAAATCTTTGCTAAGCTTTTTTTCATTTGACTGCTCCTTCGTATTTACTGTCAATTTTATGCAGCAGCCGCATAAACATTAAAATAAACAGCATCAGGATGACGGAAATGGCTGAACCGAAGCTCCAGTTGTTGACCTTCATAAACTGCTCTTGTACCAGGTTGCCGATTAAAACACTTTGTCCGCCTCCTAAGAGGTCGGAGATGACAAAGGTGCTGACGGCCGGCATAAATACCATCGTCACGCCGGAAATCACGCCGGGGAGCGATAACGGAAAAATAACCTTATAAAAGGTGAGCCACGGCGGGCAGCCCAGATCATATGCCGCTTCAATCAGGCTTTTATCCATTTTGACCAAGACCGTGTAAATCGGCAGAACCATAAAGGGCAGGAAATTATAAACCATGCCGAGCAGCACGGCGTTATTGTTATAAAGGAGTTCCAGCTGAACGCCCAACAGCGAAAGAAGCCGATTGATAAAACCGTTCCGGCCGAGAATCGCCATCCAAGAATAGGTGCGCAGCAAAAAGTTCATCCACATTGGCAGAATAAAAAGGAGCAGCACCGTCTGCGAATGTTTCATTTTGGAAATAATCATTGCCATCGGGTAGCCCAAAATCAGGCAGATTAAAGTCGCCAGTCCCGCCAGATAAATCGAATTGGCAAAAACTTTCAGATAAAGAGGATGAAACAAATTGACATAATTAGCCAAAGAAAAGACCAATTCGCCGGTTACTCCGTTTTTAACGGTTAAGCTGTAATAAAGGATCAGGACAAGCGGCAGTAAAATAAAAAGAGCCGTCCAAATTACATAGGGAAACGCGCTGTATTTTTTCAATGCCTCTAAGCCTCCTTTTTCATAATATGAATTAAATCAGGGGCGATAAACAGCCCGACTTCCTGTCCTTCGGCGTGCGGGATTGTGCTTTGAATCAGCCATTCCCGGCCGTTTTCCAGGACAATCATTTCATAGTGAACGCCTTTAAAGACGATGGAATCGACCACGCCGTGCAGCTGGGCGTTCGGCCCGGTGGTAATTTCAATATCTTCCGGCCGGACAACCACGTCGATGGCTTCGTCCTGATCAAAGCCGGTATCAATGCAGGGGAAAATGGTATCGGCAAACTCAACCACCCGGTCCTCTTTAAAAATACCGGGCAGGATATTGCTTTCGCCGATAAAATCAGCCACAAAGGCATTTTCCGGTTCGTTGTAAATGTCAATCGGCGAGCCGACCTGCTGAATCTTGCCCTTATTCATAATAATGATTTTGTCCGACATGGTCAGGGCTTCCTCCTGGTCATGCGTCACATAAATAAAAGTAATCCCTAGATCCTGCTGCATATATTTCAGTTCCAGCTGCATTTCTTTGCGCAGTTTTAAATCAAGCGCTCCCAGCGGCTCGTCCAGGAGCAGGATTTGCGGCTCGTTGACCAGCGCCCGGGCAATGGCAATCCGCTGCTGCTGTCCGCCGCTGAGTGAATTGACCCGGCGCTTTTCAAAGCCGTCCAAATTGACAAGATGCAGCATTTTGCTGACTCTTTTGTCGATTTCGGACTTAGCCATTTTTTTGATGTGCAGGCCGAAAGCAATATTATCGTAAATCGACATATGCGGAAACAGGGCATATTTTTGAAAAACGGTATTGATCGGACGGGAATAGGGCGGCAGGTCAACGATGCTTTTGCCGTTTAATAAGATATCGCCGGAGGTCGGCGTTTCAAATCCTCCGATCATCCGTAAAGTCGTGGTCTTGCCGCAGCCGCTGGGGCCCAAAATGGTTAAAAACTCTTTGGTTTTTACCCAAAAATCAATATTATCGACAACTCTGGCACCGTCATATTCTTTTACCAGATTAATTCCCTCGATCAATCGTTTGCTCATTTTTTTCTCCTTATTATAGTAAAATCAGATCGAATTCCGACTGTAGGTTTCGGCCTGATACCGCCTGTTTTCCGCGCGCCGGTTCATTGACGGCTGCGGCGAAACCTCCGCAGGGTGCCGCTTACCGGGCGGCGCCGGATGATTGGGATGTCCCATGTAACCCTATAAATAGGTAATAACACCGTTTTTTGGTGAAACGCCGCTTTAAAAGCAGGGCGGGGTTGATATCAAAAGTAAAGTGGCCGGTTTGGCAGAGCGATTATGGAGGCTGTGATAGCCGTTGGCCGGGTAATAAAAGCTGTTGCCCTTTTTAATCCGGTAAACCTGTTTATTCAGATTCAGCTGAATGCTGCCGGATAAAACATAACCGAAGATTTCGCCGTCGGTCGGCGCAAACTCCAAGAACTGTCCGCCGGCTTCCAGGGACAGCAAAATCGGCTCCATTTGATTTTTCTGGGCGTTGGGAACAATCCAACTGACCTGATAGCCCAGCTCCTTATCGGTTTTTAAGAAAAAGTCCTCTTTGCAAAAAAGAACTTTTTCTTCTTTTTTTTCGCTGAAAAACTCGGCCAAATTGGTGCCGAGGCTTTCTAAGATATCGTTTAAGCTATCCAGTGAGGGCGAAGTCAAATCCCGTTCCAGCTGCGAGATAAAGCCCTTGGATAATTCGCAGCGGTCGGCCAGTTCTTCCTGCGTTAAATTATTTTTCAGCCGCAGCTGCTTAATACTTTCTCCAATCTGCATAAGAAATACCGCCTTTCCGGTTGCTGAATTTAAGGGTCAGGATCCGTGACACAGGATGGTTTCGGCTGATGCCTTCGCAGATTTCCTGTATCGTCATATATTAAACTTAAAATACAGCTTTGCTAAACACGGAAGATATTATACATAGGATTCATAAAAAAGTCAAGAGCTTTGTCAGGAATTTTACCTTTACACTTTGGCGAATTTTACCTGGGGGCAGTTATTCGGGGCAGTTATTCCCAGCCTCGGGTAAATCCGAAGTTGTAAATCAAGAAAAGTATGATATACTGGTAAAAATATTTGGATTTTAGAAAAACATAGCTGATTTGAGGTATTAAAAACATCTGCCGCAGGGGAGAGATGGGAAAAACGATTGTTAAGTTTAACCGTTTGCCGGAATTGATTCAGGAGGTCAAAAGAGAATGAAAACAATTTTAATCACAACGGAGTTTACCAAGGAAGAAAAAAACAAGGCAGCGGAAATTGCTGCCGGTCATCACTTGATTTATAAGGGCAGTACCGGGTTTTCGCCGGAGGAGATAGAACAGGCGGACGCGGTGCTGGGCAATTTTCCGCCCCGGGATTTGGCGGCGGCTCGGAATCTGGAATGGCTGCAGCTGCAAATGGCCGGAACCGACAGCTATTTAAAACCGGGGATTTTACCGGAAAAGGTCGTGCTGACCAATGTCACCGGCGCTTTCGGTGAATCGATTGCTGAGTATGTGCTGGGAGCGGTTCTGCTTTTAAAAAATCACTTTCATACCTATATCCGGCGGCAAAGCCAAAAAAGCTGGGCTAAGATTCCGGTCACGAACTTAAAGGGCAGCACTGTCCTGCTCCTGGGACTGGGTGATATCGGCCGGGAAACGGCCAAGCGGATGAAGGCAATGGGAGCATATGTCATTGCCGTTAAAAGGCGGCCAAGTGAGCGGCCGGATTATGTGGACGAGCTTTATTATGAAGCGGAGCTTGACCGGGTCATTCCCCGGGCGGATGTGTTTGTGCTGACGATTCCAATGTACGCCGAAGTGCGGCATATTATCAGCCAGAGGCGAATTGCGCTAATGAAGCCGTCGGCACTGCTGGTGAATATTGCCCGGGGCGGTCTGATTGACCAGGACGCCCTGATTGCGGCTTTGCAGCAGGGAAAAATTGCCGGTGCGGCGCTGGACGTATTTGAACAGGAGCCGCTGCCGGAGGACAGCCCTTTGTGGGAACTGGAAAATATTCTTTTA of Lachnospiraceae bacterium oral taxon 500 contains these proteins:
- a CDS encoding spermidine/putrescine ABC transporter ATP-binding protein, translating into MSKRLIEGINLVKEYDGARVVDNIDFWVKTKEFLTILGPSGCGKTTTLRMIGGFETPTSGDILLNGKSIVDLPPYSRPINTVFQKYALFPHMSIYDNIAFGLHIKKMAKSEIDKRVSKMLHLVNLDGFEKRRVNSLSGGQQQRIAIARALVNEPQILLLDEPLGALDLKLRKEMQLELKYMQQDLGITFIYVTHDQEEALTMSDKIIIMNKGKIQQVGSPIDIYNEPENAFVADFIGESNILPGIFKEDRVVEFADTIFPCIDTGFDQDEAIDVVVRPEDIEITTGPNAQLHGVVDSIVFKGVHYEMIVLENGREWLIQSTIPHAEGQEVGLFIAPDLIHIMKKEA
- a CDS encoding D-2-hydroxyacid dehydrogenase; translated protein: MKTILITTEFTKEEKNKAAEIAAGHHLIYKGSTGFSPEEIEQADAVLGNFPPRDLAAARNLEWLQLQMAGTDSYLKPGILPEKVVLTNVTGAFGESIAEYVLGAVLLLKNHFHTYIRRQSQKSWAKIPVTNLKGSTVLLLGLGDIGRETAKRMKAMGAYVIAVKRRPSERPDYVDELYYEAELDRVIPRADVFVLTIPMYAEVRHIISQRRIALMKPSALLVNIARGGLIDQDALIAALQQGKIAGAALDVFEQEPLPEDSPLWELENILLTPHNAGGFSSPMAREKIGQIMLDNLERYLTGQPLKNVIDKKTGYCL
- a CDS encoding ABC transporter permease, with protein sequence MKKYSAFPYVIWTALFILLPLVLILYYSLTVKNGVTGELVFSLANYVNLFHPLYLKVFANSIYLAGLATLICLILGYPMAMIISKMKHSQTVLLLFILPMWMNFLLRTYSWMAILGRNGFINRLLSLLGVQLELLYNNNAVLLGMVYNFLPFMVLPIYTVLVKMDKSLIEAAYDLGCPPWLTFYKVIFPLSLPGVISGVTMVFMPAVSTFVISDLLGGGQSVLIGNLVQEQFMKVNNWSFGSAISVILMLFILMFMRLLHKIDSKYEGAVK
- a CDS encoding Cro/Cl family transcriptional regulator translates to MQIGESIKQLRLKNNLTQEELADRCELSKGFISQLERDLTSPSLDSLNDILESLGTNLAEFFSEKKEEKVLFCKEDFFLKTDKELGYQVSWIVPNAQKNQMEPILLSLEAGGQFLEFAPTDGEIFGYVLSGSIQLNLNKQVYRIKKGNSFYYPANGYHSLHNRSAKPATLLLISTPPCF